One stretch of Bremerella cremea DNA includes these proteins:
- a CDS encoding ankyrin repeat domain-containing protein translates to MDIHTFATDGNQEGVLAELEKGIFVDSRNEKGYTPLACAAKSPHASVDLLRLLIDAGANIHAKVGESQRQPLALAACSGSLEKVQVLLDAGADINAESPSGYTALLHIMFRLHDNEMLLPMAEFLVQHGAVMDCESQYRESPLSAAYLRRRWDVVRFLLDAGADPSPLRWSKLLEAVALGSCHDVKELLRVPGALQQRDRFSRTPWLLAAFVGHLDKARLIHAAGIDVNEIGQCGETALMTSASIGNPEMIKWLIGVKVDLELADEFGQTALTQAVQFGHADCVEILLAAGADPSITNEYGDKPITLTTSEEVVRVLVEAGEDIGDVSTEMRRILIGLEGSSTLRVSKSEYQEGCQRRFGSSNPETMDVPFWQEMIRTGIPAYESKSQFGDLYEMTCVWCFNRFGASFTALPDGRYVQIGGEHEDYYDPDFCIYNDVVVFQGDGNFTIYGYPQEVFPPTDFHSATLVGSDIYIIGGLGYHGSRRFGTTPVYRLNCHTWHMEPVTSTGACPGWIYKHKATLSEAGNITIRGGTIAIAQDGVEDHVENNEVFQLDLTCMTWTRFAAEP, encoded by the coding sequence ATGGATATCCATACCTTTGCGACTGACGGCAACCAAGAAGGTGTTCTCGCAGAACTCGAAAAGGGTATCTTTGTCGATAGCCGTAACGAGAAGGGATACACGCCGTTGGCCTGTGCCGCCAAAAGCCCACATGCCAGCGTGGACTTGCTTCGTTTACTGATCGACGCAGGAGCAAACATCCATGCGAAGGTTGGAGAATCCCAACGGCAACCACTTGCCCTAGCTGCATGTTCTGGAAGTCTAGAAAAAGTTCAGGTTCTTCTCGATGCTGGGGCCGACATCAACGCTGAGTCTCCCAGTGGGTACACGGCTCTCCTCCATATCATGTTCCGTCTTCATGATAACGAAATGCTGCTCCCAATGGCCGAGTTCTTGGTGCAGCATGGAGCCGTCATGGACTGTGAATCCCAATATCGGGAGTCGCCCCTTAGCGCCGCTTACCTACGACGACGTTGGGATGTAGTCCGATTTCTGCTGGATGCCGGTGCTGATCCTAGCCCACTTCGCTGGTCGAAATTATTGGAAGCGGTCGCTCTGGGAAGTTGCCATGACGTCAAAGAACTCTTGCGAGTCCCTGGTGCACTCCAGCAGCGAGATCGGTTTTCTCGAACACCTTGGTTATTGGCTGCGTTTGTTGGCCACCTCGACAAGGCTCGCCTAATTCATGCAGCGGGGATCGATGTGAACGAGATTGGCCAATGCGGAGAGACAGCGTTGATGACATCTGCCTCCATTGGCAATCCCGAAATGATCAAGTGGCTCATCGGTGTTAAAGTCGATTTGGAATTGGCTGACGAATTTGGCCAAACAGCTTTGACGCAAGCGGTACAGTTCGGCCACGCCGATTGCGTCGAGATATTGCTGGCGGCAGGGGCCGACCCGTCTATCACGAACGAGTACGGAGACAAGCCTATTACATTAACGACGAGTGAGGAAGTTGTCCGTGTACTCGTGGAAGCAGGTGAAGACATTGGCGACGTAAGCACGGAAATGCGGCGAATTCTGATCGGACTTGAGGGGAGTTCCACGCTAAGAGTCAGCAAGTCTGAGTATCAGGAAGGCTGCCAACGAAGGTTCGGAAGCTCAAACCCCGAAACAATGGATGTTCCCTTTTGGCAGGAAATGATACGAACTGGTATCCCCGCCTATGAGAGTAAGTCCCAATTCGGTGATCTCTATGAAATGACCTGCGTGTGGTGCTTCAACCGCTTTGGCGCATCCTTCACTGCCTTGCCTGATGGTCGCTATGTGCAGATCGGAGGAGAACACGAAGATTACTACGACCCCGACTTCTGTATCTACAACGACGTGGTGGTCTTTCAGGGAGATGGAAACTTCACCATTTATGGATATCCGCAGGAAGTGTTTCCTCCCACCGATTTCCATTCGGCCACACTTGTTGGAAGCGACATCTACATTATTGGCGGATTGGGGTATCACGGATCACGCCGATTCGGGACTACGCCCGTCTATCGACTGAACTGCCACACATGGCATATGGAACCTGTTACCTCAACCGGTGCGTGTCCGGGGTGGATTTACAAGCACAAGGCAACTCTTTCAGAGGCAGGGAACATCACAATCCGAGGAGGGACAATCGCCATTGCACAAGATGGCGTCGAAGACCATGTAGAGAATAATGAGGTGTTCCAGCTAGACCTAACCTGCATGACTTGGACTCGGTTTGCAGCAGAACCATAG
- a CDS encoding polynucleotide kinase-phosphatase: MKIKIPKLSLVVLIGPSGSGKSTFARKHFLPTEVLSSDYCRGLVSDDENNQEATTDAFEVLHYVAAKRLARGMLTVVDATNVQPEARRPLVQLARQFHVLPVAVVLNMPEQVCHERNRDRDDRTFGPHVIRQQRSQLRRSVKALKREGFRHIFVMDSAEQVEAASIERVPLWNDRKDEHGPFDIVGDIHGCCDELEALLQELGYRESCVVPGGSSLVSGTVLAHPEGRKAVFVGDLVDRGPRVLDTVRLVARMVAFGSGICVPGNHDMKLLRKLNGKNVQITHGLAETMSEIEALPEDVQQPFRKELAQFLDGLVSHYVLDDGKLVVAHAGMKEEYQGRGSGKVREFALYGETTGETDEFGLPVRSNWAAEYRGSAMVVYGHTPVPEPEWLNRTVNVDTGCVFGGKLTALRYPEQEFVSIPAKQTYCEPARPFLPQDQSPSALSAQQIHDDILDAEDLLGKRIVSTRLQHNVTIREENSTAALEVMSRFAANPKWLIYLPPTMSPCETSQEPGLLEHPAEAFTYFRSQGVPQVVCEEKHMGSRAVVVICRDEEAAQQRFGVTDGETGIVYTRTGRRFFNDTELESRLIDRLRSAMTSAGFWEEFDTSWACFDCELMPWSAKAQELLRSQYAAVGAAGSAALPRAISALETTFQRLGNEDGKQNHPELAQYKDRLDNATAFVAAYRQYCWPVQSLDDLKLAPFHLLATEGRVHINQNHVWHMQTLAKICQEDNKMLLATNFKVVDVTDPLEVNEGVTWWESRTRQGGEGMVVKPLDWIVRGKKGLVQPAVKCRGKEYLRIIYSPDYDSDVNLARLRSRSLGRKRSLALREFALGIESLERFVRREPLRRVHECVFGVLALESEPVDPRL, translated from the coding sequence ATGAAAATCAAGATCCCCAAATTATCCCTCGTCGTTCTCATTGGCCCTAGCGGTTCCGGTAAGAGCACATTTGCGCGCAAGCATTTCTTACCTACCGAGGTGCTTTCGTCCGACTACTGCCGTGGACTTGTCAGCGATGACGAAAACAATCAAGAGGCAACCACCGATGCGTTTGAGGTGTTACATTACGTCGCCGCCAAGCGCCTCGCTCGTGGGATGCTGACGGTGGTGGATGCCACCAATGTGCAGCCCGAGGCTCGTCGTCCGTTGGTGCAGCTTGCCCGGCAATTTCATGTTCTCCCCGTTGCCGTTGTATTGAACATGCCGGAGCAGGTCTGCCATGAGCGGAACCGAGATCGAGACGACCGTACCTTCGGCCCGCACGTCATTCGGCAGCAGCGATCCCAACTGCGCCGCAGCGTGAAAGCTCTCAAGCGGGAAGGATTTCGCCACATCTTTGTGATGGACTCCGCCGAGCAGGTTGAAGCGGCATCCATCGAGCGTGTCCCGCTTTGGAATGATCGCAAGGATGAGCATGGCCCGTTCGATATTGTCGGCGACATTCACGGCTGCTGCGATGAACTGGAAGCCTTGCTACAGGAACTCGGCTACCGTGAAAGCTGCGTAGTTCCCGGTGGCTCGTCTCTGGTCAGCGGTACGGTTCTCGCACATCCAGAGGGCCGTAAGGCTGTCTTCGTTGGTGATTTGGTGGATCGAGGGCCTCGAGTTTTGGACACGGTGCGACTCGTCGCAAGAATGGTTGCATTTGGCAGCGGAATCTGCGTTCCGGGCAACCACGACATGAAGCTGCTACGGAAACTGAATGGTAAAAACGTTCAGATCACCCACGGGCTGGCGGAAACTATGTCCGAGATCGAGGCGTTGCCCGAAGATGTCCAGCAGCCGTTTCGTAAAGAGCTGGCTCAGTTCCTCGACGGCCTGGTCAGTCATTATGTTCTCGATGATGGCAAACTGGTGGTGGCCCACGCTGGAATGAAGGAGGAGTACCAAGGCCGAGGTTCCGGCAAGGTGCGGGAGTTTGCCCTTTATGGAGAAACGACCGGTGAAACGGACGAATTCGGTTTGCCGGTTCGATCCAACTGGGCCGCCGAATATCGAGGTTCGGCGATGGTAGTCTACGGGCATACGCCGGTACCGGAACCGGAGTGGTTGAACCGTACTGTCAACGTCGATACGGGTTGCGTCTTCGGTGGCAAGCTGACGGCGCTGCGTTATCCCGAACAGGAGTTCGTTTCCATCCCGGCGAAGCAAACCTACTGCGAACCGGCCCGCCCCTTTTTGCCGCAAGATCAATCCCCATCTGCCTTGTCCGCACAGCAAATCCACGATGACATTCTGGATGCCGAGGACCTATTGGGAAAGCGGATTGTCTCGACCCGGCTTCAACACAATGTCACCATCCGAGAGGAGAATTCCACAGCCGCCTTGGAAGTAATGAGCCGCTTTGCTGCCAATCCCAAATGGCTGATTTACTTGCCGCCTACCATGTCCCCTTGTGAAACATCGCAGGAACCGGGGCTCTTGGAACATCCGGCGGAAGCATTTACCTATTTCCGTAGTCAGGGTGTTCCGCAAGTTGTGTGCGAAGAGAAGCACATGGGTTCCCGAGCCGTTGTTGTGATTTGCCGGGATGAAGAGGCTGCTCAACAACGATTCGGTGTCACCGATGGCGAGACAGGTATTGTCTATACTCGAACGGGACGCCGATTTTTCAACGATACCGAGTTGGAATCACGACTGATCGACCGACTGCGCTCGGCGATGACTTCCGCTGGATTCTGGGAAGAATTCGATACCTCGTGGGCATGTTTCGATTGTGAATTGATGCCGTGGTCAGCGAAGGCTCAGGAATTGCTGCGTTCGCAGTATGCAGCCGTAGGAGCGGCGGGTAGCGCCGCTTTGCCCCGAGCTATATCCGCCTTGGAAACGACATTCCAGCGACTTGGGAACGAAGACGGGAAGCAGAATCACCCCGAGTTGGCCCAATACAAGGATCGGCTCGATAATGCTACCGCCTTCGTTGCTGCCTATCGCCAATACTGCTGGCCAGTGCAATCCCTTGACGACCTCAAGTTGGCACCTTTTCATTTGCTGGCAACCGAAGGACGTGTTCATATCAATCAAAATCACGTTTGGCATATGCAGACGCTGGCCAAGATTTGCCAAGAAGACAATAAAATGCTCCTTGCGACCAACTTCAAGGTGGTTGATGTGACCGATCCTCTTGAGGTGAACGAGGGCGTAACTTGGTGGGAATCTCGTACCCGTCAAGGAGGTGAAGGCATGGTCGTGAAACCACTTGACTGGATCGTTCGAGGCAAAAAAGGGTTGGTCCAGCCTGCTGTGAAATGTCGTGGCAAGGAGTACCTGCGAATCATTTATAGCCCTGACTACGATTCAGACGTCAACCTCGCTCGTCTGCGAAGTCGCAGTTTGGGACGCAAGCGTTCTTTGGCCCTTCGTGAATTTGCACTGGGCATTGAATCGCTGGAACGTTTTGTACGTAGGGAACCGCTTCGACGAGTTCACGAGTGTGTATTCGGCGTGCTCGCATTGGAAAGCGAACCTGTCGATCCGAGATTGTAA